In a single window of the Streptomyces sp. NBC_00285 genome:
- the tyrS gene encoding tyrosine--tRNA ligase, with translation MTDIVDELKWRGLWSLSTDEDALRKALADGPVTFYCGFDPTAASLHVGHLVQVLTMRRLQQAGLRPLALVGGATGQIGDPRPTAERTLNDPETIATWVSRLRGQIEPFLSFEGENAAVMVNNLDWTAGMSAIEFLRDIGKHFRVNKMLTKDSVARRLESQEGISYTEFSYQLLQGMDFLELYRRYGCTLQQGGSDQWGNLTAGLDLIHKLEPEAEAHCLATPLMVKADGTKFGKTEGGAIWLDAEMTTPYAFYQFWLNVDDRDVSTYMRILSFKSRADLEELEKQTEERPQARAAQRALAEELTTLVHGADQTAAVIAASRALFGQGELTGLDERTLTAALSEVPHIRVTELGAVVDLFAEVGLVASKSAARRTVKEGGAYVNNVKVTAEDAVPAKEDLLHGRWLVLRRGKKNLAAVEVTSA, from the coding sequence GTGACGGACATCGTCGACGAGCTGAAGTGGCGAGGACTGTGGTCCCTGTCCACTGACGAGGACGCTTTGCGCAAGGCGCTCGCGGACGGTCCCGTCACGTTCTATTGCGGCTTCGACCCCACGGCGGCCAGCCTGCACGTCGGCCACCTGGTCCAGGTCCTCACCATGCGCCGGCTCCAGCAGGCCGGTCTGCGCCCGCTGGCCCTGGTGGGCGGGGCGACCGGCCAGATCGGCGACCCGCGCCCCACGGCGGAGCGCACGCTGAACGACCCGGAGACCATCGCGACCTGGGTGAGCCGGCTGCGCGGGCAGATCGAACCGTTCCTGTCCTTCGAGGGCGAGAACGCCGCGGTCATGGTGAACAACCTGGACTGGACGGCCGGGATGTCGGCCATCGAGTTCCTCCGGGACATCGGCAAGCACTTCCGCGTCAACAAGATGCTGACCAAGGACTCGGTCGCGCGCCGGCTGGAGTCCCAGGAGGGCATCAGCTACACGGAGTTCAGCTACCAACTGCTCCAGGGCATGGACTTCCTGGAGCTCTACCGGCGGTACGGCTGCACGCTCCAGCAGGGCGGCAGCGACCAGTGGGGCAACCTCACCGCGGGTCTCGACCTGATCCACAAGCTGGAGCCCGAGGCCGAGGCGCACTGTCTGGCGACGCCGCTGATGGTCAAGGCGGACGGCACCAAGTTCGGCAAGACCGAGGGCGGCGCCATCTGGCTCGACGCCGAGATGACGACGCCGTACGCGTTCTACCAGTTCTGGCTGAACGTCGACGACCGGGACGTCTCGACGTACATGCGCATCCTGTCGTTCAAGTCCCGTGCGGACCTGGAGGAGTTGGAGAAGCAGACCGAGGAGCGTCCGCAGGCCCGGGCCGCGCAGCGCGCACTGGCCGAGGAGCTGACGACGCTGGTGCACGGCGCCGACCAGACGGCAGCGGTGATCGCCGCGAGCCGTGCCCTCTTCGGGCAGGGCGAGCTGACGGGTCTCGACGAGCGGACACTGACCGCGGCCCTCTCGGAGGTTCCGCACATCCGGGTCACCGAGCTGGGCGCCGTCGTGGACCTGTTCGCCGAGGTCGGTCTGGTGGCCAGCAAGTCGGCCGCCCGGCGGACGGTGAAGGAGGGCGGGGCCTACGTGAACAACGTCAAGGTCACCGCCGAGGACGCCGTCCCGGCCAAGGAGGACCTGCTGCACGGTCGCTGGCTGGTGCTGCGCCGGGGCAAGAAGAACCTGGCGGCGGTCGAGGTCACCTCCGCGTAG
- a CDS encoding GlsB/YeaQ/YmgE family stress response membrane protein, which produces MGWLWAIIVGFVLGLIAKAIIPGKQHSPLWLTTIFGMLGAIVGNAVARWAGVDATSGIDWSRHAFQLIAAVIIVGVGDMLYMATLGKRKQRT; this is translated from the coding sequence ATGGGCTGGTTGTGGGCGATCATCGTGGGATTCGTGCTGGGTCTGATCGCGAAAGCGATCATCCCCGGAAAACAGCACAGTCCCCTCTGGCTGACCACCATCTTCGGCATGCTGGGAGCCATCGTCGGCAATGCCGTCGCACGGTGGGCGGGCGTCGACGCGACCTCCGGCATCGACTGGAGCCGCCACGCGTTCCAGCTGATCGCCGCGGTCATCATCGTCGGCGTAGGCGACATGCTCTACATGGCGACGCTGGGCAAGCGGAAACAGCGGACCTGA
- a CDS encoding DUF3099 domain-containing protein, with protein sequence MRKQHGGGSAEVFRITGARSSLQDDVRGRQRRYVISMTARTVSVVLATTLWNVERHVAIVALVLGAVLPYISVVIANAGRENAPSLPSTFVTVPMRPMIAPPRAEGDSAEPAPEDGAGGSASRARGEPHEQT encoded by the coding sequence ATGCGGAAGCAGCATGGCGGCGGCAGCGCCGAGGTGTTCCGGATCACCGGAGCCCGCTCGAGCCTTCAGGACGATGTGCGGGGACGTCAGCGCCGGTACGTCATCTCGATGACGGCCCGTACGGTGTCGGTGGTGCTCGCGACCACCCTCTGGAACGTGGAACGGCACGTCGCGATCGTCGCGCTGGTGCTCGGGGCCGTTCTGCCCTATATCTCCGTCGTCATCGCCAACGCGGGGCGGGAGAACGCACCCTCTCTGCCGTCGACCTTCGTGACCGTCCCGATGCGGCCGATGATCGCGCCGCCGCGGGCGGAAGGGGACTCCGCGGAACCCGCACCGGAGGACGGCGCGGGCGGGTCGGCGTCGCGTGCACGGGGGGAACCGCACGAGCAGACGTGA
- the moaA gene encoding GTP 3',8-cyclase MoaA has product MLIDTYGRVATDLRVSLTDRCNLRCTYCMPEEGLQWLAKPDLLTDDEIVRLIDIAVTSLGIEEVRFTGGEPLLRPGLVGIVERVAALDPRPQMSLTTNGIGLKRTATALKAAGLDRVNVSLDTLRPDVFKTLTRRNRHQDVLEGLDAAREAGLTPVKVNSVLMPGLNDDEAPDLLAWAVEHDYELRFIEQMPLDAQHGWKRDGMITAGDILTSLRTRFDLTEEGSQERGSAPAERWLVDGGPHRVGVIASVTRPFCAACDRTRLTADGQIRTCLFAREETDLRAALRSDAGDEEIARIWREAMWGKKAGAGLDDPTFVQPDRPMSAIGG; this is encoded by the coding sequence GTGCTCATCGACACCTACGGCCGGGTGGCCACCGACCTGCGCGTCTCGCTGACCGACCGGTGCAATCTGCGGTGCACGTACTGCATGCCGGAAGAGGGCCTGCAGTGGCTGGCCAAGCCCGATCTGCTGACCGACGACGAGATCGTCCGCCTGATCGACATCGCCGTCACCTCCCTCGGTATCGAGGAGGTCCGCTTCACCGGCGGTGAGCCTCTGCTGCGCCCGGGTCTCGTCGGCATCGTCGAGCGGGTCGCGGCCCTGGACCCGCGCCCCCAGATGTCCCTGACGACGAACGGCATCGGCCTCAAGCGCACCGCGACCGCCCTGAAGGCCGCCGGCCTGGACCGGGTCAACGTCTCCCTCGACACCCTGCGCCCGGACGTCTTCAAGACCCTCACCCGCCGCAACCGCCACCAGGACGTCCTGGAAGGCCTCGACGCCGCCCGCGAGGCGGGCCTGACCCCCGTCAAGGTGAACTCGGTCCTGATGCCGGGGCTCAACGACGACGAGGCCCCGGACCTCCTGGCGTGGGCGGTGGAGCACGACTACGAGCTGCGCTTCATCGAGCAGATGCCCCTGGACGCCCAGCACGGCTGGAAGCGCGACGGCATGATCACCGCCGGGGACATCCTGACCTCCCTGCGCACCCGCTTCGACCTCACGGAAGAGGGCTCACAGGAGCGGGGCTCGGCGCCCGCGGAGCGCTGGCTGGTCGACGGCGGGCCGCACCGCGTGGGCGTCATCGCCTCGGTCACCCGCCCGTTCTGCGCGGCCTGCGACCGCACTCGCCTCACGGCCGACGGCCAGATACGCACGTGCCTGTTCGCCCGCGAGGAGACCGACCTGCGAGCGGCCCTGCGCTCCGACGCCGGTGACGAGGAGATCGCCCGCATCTGGCGCGAGGCGATGTGGGGCAAGAAGGCGGGAGCGGGCCTTGACGACCCGACGTTCGTCCAGCCGGACCGTCCCATGTCGGCGATCGGCGGCTAG
- a CDS encoding solute symporter family protein — protein MSPAITLAAGEASQHRPLIISLFAVFVLATLVITVWAGRQTKDAADFYAGGRQFTGFQNGLAVSGDYMSAASFLGIAGAIALFGYDGFLYSVGFLVAWLVALLLVAEPLRNSGRYTMGDVLAYRMRQRPVRTAAGTSTIVVSIFYLLAQMAGAGVLVSLLLGITSDAGKIGVVALVGVLMIVYVTIGGMKGTTWVQMVKAVLLIAGALLLTFLVLLKFDFNVSDLLGSAADNSGKGAAFLEPGLKYGATGTTKLDFISLGIALVLGTAGLPHILIRFYTVPTAKAARKSVIWAIGLIGAFYLMTLALGFGAAALIKPDEIIASNKAGNTAAPLLALHLGGVDSNWGAILLATISAVAFATILAVVAGLTLASSSSFAHDIYANVIKRGQATEKQEMSAARWATVGIGAVSILLGALARDLNVAGLVALAFAVAASANLPTIIYSLFWKRFTTSGALWSIYGGLVTAVGLVLFSPVVSGKPSSMFPDVDFHWFPLENPGIISIPVGFLLGIIGTYLSKEEPDKGKYAELEVRSLTGTGAH, from the coding sequence ATGAGCCCCGCGATCACCCTGGCGGCCGGAGAGGCCAGCCAGCACCGGCCGCTGATCATCAGCCTGTTCGCCGTGTTCGTCCTCGCGACCCTCGTCATCACCGTCTGGGCCGGCCGGCAGACCAAGGACGCGGCCGACTTCTACGCGGGCGGACGCCAGTTCACCGGCTTCCAGAACGGCCTCGCCGTCTCCGGCGACTACATGTCCGCCGCTTCCTTCCTCGGCATCGCGGGCGCCATCGCCCTCTTCGGCTACGACGGCTTCCTGTACTCCGTCGGCTTCCTGGTCGCCTGGCTCGTCGCCCTGCTCCTGGTCGCCGAACCGCTGCGCAACTCCGGCCGCTACACGATGGGCGACGTCCTCGCCTACCGGATGCGCCAGCGCCCGGTCCGTACGGCGGCCGGCACCTCCACCATCGTCGTCTCGATCTTCTACCTGCTGGCCCAGATGGCGGGCGCGGGCGTCCTGGTCTCCCTGCTCCTCGGCATCACCAGCGACGCCGGCAAGATCGGCGTCGTCGCCCTGGTCGGCGTCCTGATGATCGTGTACGTCACCATCGGCGGCATGAAGGGCACCACCTGGGTCCAGATGGTCAAGGCCGTACTGCTGATCGCGGGCGCCCTGCTGCTGACCTTCCTGGTGCTGCTGAAGTTCGACTTCAACGTCTCCGACCTGCTCGGCTCCGCCGCCGACAACAGCGGCAAGGGCGCGGCCTTCCTGGAACCGGGCCTGAAGTACGGCGCCACGGGCACCACCAAGCTGGACTTCATCTCGCTCGGCATCGCCCTGGTCCTCGGCACCGCCGGCCTGCCGCACATCCTGATCCGCTTCTACACGGTTCCCACCGCCAAGGCGGCCCGTAAGTCGGTCATCTGGGCCATCGGCCTCATCGGCGCCTTCTACCTGATGACCCTCGCCCTCGGGTTCGGCGCCGCCGCGCTCATCAAGCCGGACGAGATCATCGCCTCCAACAAGGCGGGCAACACCGCGGCGCCACTGCTGGCACTGCATCTGGGCGGCGTCGACTCCAACTGGGGCGCGATCCTGCTGGCCACCATCTCGGCGGTCGCCTTCGCCACCATCCTCGCGGTCGTCGCCGGCCTCACCCTGGCCTCGTCCTCGTCCTTCGCGCACGACATCTACGCCAACGTCATCAAGCGCGGTCAGGCCACCGAGAAGCAGGAGATGAGCGCGGCCCGCTGGGCGACCGTCGGCATCGGCGCCGTCTCCATCCTGCTGGGCGCCCTCGCCCGCGACCTGAACGTCGCAGGGCTCGTCGCCCTCGCCTTCGCGGTCGCCGCCTCCGCCAACCTGCCGACGATCATCTACAGCCTCTTCTGGAAGCGGTTCACCACCTCCGGAGCCCTGTGGTCGATCTACGGCGGCCTCGTCACGGCGGTCGGCCTGGTGCTGTTCTCGCCGGTCGTCTCCGGCAAGCCCAGCTCGATGTTCCCGGACGTCGACTTCCACTGGTTCCCGCTGGAGAACCCGGGGATCATCTCCATCCCGGTCGGCTTCCTGCTCGGCATCATCGGCACCTACCTGTCCAAGGAGGAGCCCGACAAGGGCAAGTACGCGGAGCTGGAGGTCCGGTCACTGACCGGCACCGGCGCCCACTGA
- a CDS encoding DUF485 domain-containing protein produces MSTDAPPPSKEQHKLPTTAEFTEVQESAEFGELRRSYRSFAFPLTVGFIAWYLLYVLLSNYAGDFMGTKVVGNINVALVLGLGQFLTTFLIAWWYSRVAAAKFDPKADAIKSRMEGGA; encoded by the coding sequence GTGTCCACCGACGCACCGCCCCCCTCGAAAGAGCAGCACAAACTCCCCACCACCGCGGAGTTCACCGAGGTTCAGGAGAGCGCGGAGTTCGGTGAACTGCGCCGCTCCTACCGCTCCTTCGCCTTCCCGCTGACCGTCGGCTTCATCGCCTGGTACCTGCTGTACGTCCTGCTGTCCAACTACGCGGGCGACTTCATGGGCACCAAGGTCGTCGGCAACATCAACGTGGCCCTGGTCCTGGGCCTCGGGCAGTTCCTCACCACCTTCCTCATCGCCTGGTGGTACTCACGCGTCGCCGCCGCCAAGTTCGACCCCAAGGCCGACGCCATCAAGTCCCGGATGGAGGGCGGCGCATGA
- a CDS encoding S8 family peptidase, with protein sequence MSQPRSRRSARSGSGLALAVPVVLSLTASLGFLPSAASAAPAAQSTARAADATNLSYVVNTKVDHRTIASVRRAIPKAGGTVVITYEKIGVIVVHSSDADFAQRIRTVRGVQSAGATRTSPLTPAGTTDEGAVQVLSDAQAAKVAKSSAATPDSEPLEADQWDLRAIGADKAAKINPGSRKVTVAVIDTGVDDTHPDIAPNFSASQSANCDGGVPDTTAGAWRPYTADDYHGTHVAGEIAAARNGIGVAGVAPGVKVSAINVTDRSNGLFYPESVVCAFVFAADHGVEITNNSYYVDPWLYNCMDDPDQRAIVDSVNRAQLYAQKKGTLNLASAGNSNHDLDSDAIVDASSPDDSTPVNRTVDPHECFDVPTQLPGVVTVSATGVKNLKSYYSSYGKGVIDIAAPGGDRLYQIPDTPSQNGRILSTLPNGGYGFLQGTSMASPHAAGVAALLKSTHPKANPAQLQALLKAQANATSCPASYDQNGDGTQDAVCEGGTRANGFYGFGIVNALRAVK encoded by the coding sequence ATGTCCCAGCCGCGTTCCAGACGTTCGGCACGTTCAGGATCCGGCCTCGCGCTCGCCGTGCCCGTCGTGCTGTCCCTCACGGCCTCGCTCGGCTTCCTGCCCTCGGCGGCCTCGGCGGCTCCCGCCGCGCAGTCCACCGCACGGGCCGCGGACGCGACGAATCTGTCGTACGTCGTCAACACCAAGGTGGACCACCGCACGATCGCGTCGGTGCGGCGGGCGATCCCGAAGGCCGGCGGCACCGTCGTGATCACGTACGAGAAGATCGGCGTGATCGTGGTCCACTCGTCCGACGCGGACTTCGCCCAGCGGATCCGCACGGTGCGCGGAGTGCAGTCGGCCGGTGCCACCCGCACCTCGCCGCTGACCCCGGCGGGCACGACGGACGAGGGCGCGGTCCAGGTCCTGTCGGACGCGCAGGCCGCGAAGGTCGCGAAGTCCTCGGCCGCCACGCCGGACAGTGAGCCTCTCGAGGCCGACCAGTGGGACCTGCGTGCGATAGGCGCCGACAAGGCGGCCAAGATCAACCCGGGTAGCCGCAAGGTGACCGTCGCCGTGATCGACACCGGTGTCGACGACACCCACCCCGACATCGCGCCGAACTTCTCCGCCTCCCAGTCGGCCAACTGCGACGGTGGTGTCCCGGACACCACCGCGGGCGCCTGGCGGCCGTACACCGCGGACGACTACCACGGCACGCACGTGGCCGGTGAGATAGCCGCGGCCCGTAACGGCATCGGTGTGGCCGGGGTCGCCCCCGGCGTGAAGGTGTCGGCCATCAACGTGACCGACCGGAGCAACGGCCTCTTCTACCCGGAGAGCGTCGTGTGCGCGTTCGTGTTCGCCGCCGACCACGGCGTCGAGATCACGAACAACAGCTACTACGTTGATCCATGGCTGTACAACTGCATGGACGATCCCGATCAGCGGGCCATTGTTGACTCGGTCAACAGGGCGCAGTTGTACGCCCAGAAGAAGGGCACGCTCAACCTGGCGTCGGCGGGCAACTCCAACCACGACCTGGACTCCGACGCGATCGTCGACGCGTCGAGCCCCGACGACTCGACACCGGTGAACCGGACCGTCGACCCGCACGAGTGCTTCGACGTGCCGACACAGCTGCCGGGTGTCGTCACGGTCAGCGCGACCGGCGTCAAGAACCTCAAGTCGTACTACTCCTCGTACGGCAAGGGTGTCATCGACATCGCGGCGCCCGGTGGCGACCGGCTCTACCAGATCCCGGACACGCCCTCGCAGAACGGCCGCATCCTGTCCACCCTGCCGAACGGCGGGTACGGCTTCCTTCAGGGCACCTCGATGGCCTCGCCGCACGCCGCGGGCGTCGCCGCGCTGCTGAAGTCGACGCACCCGAAGGCGAACCCGGCCCAGCTGCAGGCGCTGCTCAAGGCACAGGCGAACGCCACGAGCTGCCCGGCGTCGTACGACCAGAACGGTGACGGGACGCAGGACGCGGTGTGCGAGGGCGGCACCCGGGCCAACGGCTTCTACGGCTTCGGCATCGTCAACGCGCTGCGCGCGGTCAAGTGA
- a CDS encoding S8 family peptidase, whose protein sequence is MTGPHSRYRRAIAIPLGMTMATAMAFLPGATASAADVPGTVAGVTGAVNDILASADADGTALSYVVNVRSGHAPSAQVKKAIGQAGGTIVTSYDRIGVIVVHSSNPDFAKTIRKVRGVESAGNTRNAPLPAQSTDDLGTPRTLSATEVAAAKTAATAGQDPLESLQWDLPAIKADKAHEKSLGSSKVTVAVIDTGVDDTHPDLAPNFDRAASVNCVTGKPDTTDGAWRPSAAESPHGTHVAGEIAAAKNGVGMTGVAPGVKVAGIKVSTTAGYFYTEAVVCGFMWAATHGVDVTNNSYYTDPWYFNCTDDPDQKALVDAITRASRYAEKKGVVNVAAAGNENYDLAADEITDPVSPNDGTPSDRVIDPSECFDIPTQLPGVVTVAATGAKGIKSSFSNYGLGVIDVAAPGGDSTAYQTPKPPATSGLILGTLPGGKWGYMAGTSMASPHVAAVAALIKSTHPYAPPALVKALLYAEADATPCTDPYDINGDGKVDAVCEGSKNRNGFYGWGTVDALDAVTK, encoded by the coding sequence ATGACAGGGCCCCACTCGCGCTATCGGCGCGCGATCGCGATCCCGCTCGGCATGACGATGGCGACAGCCATGGCCTTCCTGCCGGGCGCCACGGCGTCCGCGGCCGACGTTCCCGGCACCGTGGCCGGTGTCACCGGCGCCGTGAACGACATCCTCGCCTCCGCCGACGCGGACGGGACGGCGCTCAGCTATGTCGTCAACGTCCGTTCCGGGCATGCTCCTTCCGCTCAGGTGAAGAAGGCCATCGGCCAGGCCGGCGGCACGATCGTGACGTCGTACGACCGGATCGGCGTGATCGTCGTCCACTCGTCGAACCCCGACTTCGCCAAGACGATCCGCAAGGTCCGCGGCGTCGAGTCGGCGGGCAACACGCGCAACGCGCCGCTGCCCGCGCAGTCGACGGACGACCTGGGGACGCCGAGGACGCTGAGCGCGACGGAGGTCGCCGCGGCGAAGACGGCCGCCACCGCCGGTCAGGACCCGCTGGAGTCGTTGCAGTGGGACCTGCCCGCCATCAAGGCGGACAAGGCCCACGAGAAGTCGCTCGGCAGCAGCAAGGTGACCGTCGCCGTGATCGACACCGGTGTGGACGACACCCACCCGGACCTCGCGCCGAACTTCGACCGGGCCGCGTCGGTCAACTGTGTGACGGGCAAGCCGGACACCACCGACGGGGCGTGGCGGCCGAGCGCCGCGGAGAGCCCGCACGGCACACATGTGGCCGGTGAGATCGCGGCCGCCAAGAACGGCGTCGGCATGACGGGCGTGGCGCCGGGCGTGAAGGTGGCGGGCATCAAGGTCTCGACCACCGCCGGCTACTTCTACACGGAGGCCGTGGTCTGCGGCTTCATGTGGGCGGCCACCCATGGTGTCGACGTCACCAACAACAGCTATTACACGGACCCCTGGTACTTCAACTGCACCGACGACCCGGACCAGAAGGCGCTCGTGGACGCCATCACCCGGGCCTCGCGGTACGCGGAGAAGAAGGGCGTGGTCAATGTGGCCGCGGCCGGCAACGAGAACTACGACCTCGCGGCCGACGAGATCACCGACCCTGTCTCGCCCAACGACGGCACCCCCTCGGACCGGGTCATCGACCCCTCCGAGTGCTTCGACATACCGACCCAGCTGCCGGGTGTCGTGACGGTCGCGGCGACGGGCGCGAAGGGCATCAAGTCGTCCTTCTCCAACTACGGCCTGGGCGTCATCGACGTCGCCGCACCGGGCGGCGACTCGACGGCCTACCAGACGCCCAAGCCGCCCGCGACCAGCGGTCTGATCCTGGGCACGCTGCCCGGCGGCAAGTGGGGCTACATGGCCGGTACGTCGATGGCCTCGCCGCACGTCGCGGCCGTGGCCGCCCTGATCAAGTCGACACACCCCTACGCCCCGCCGGCCCTGGTGAAGGCTCTGCTGTACGCGGAGGCGGACGCCACACCGTGCACGGACCCGTACGACATCAACGGCGACGGCAAGGTCGACGCGGTGTGCGAGGGGTCGAAGAACCGCAACGGCTTCTACGGCTGGGGCACTGTGGACGCTCTGGACGCGGTGACGAAGTAG
- a CDS encoding CoA transferase: MTDIKLVMREGALQGRLPVQELARACVAECASAAAELGARRAGLAEVPTVRVDDGAVATAFLSERHLLINGRAPVAFAPLSRFWRTADGWVRTHANYPHHRARLLDVLRVPEDVAAVEAALAERSALDVEEAVYAAGGLAVALRSPEEWAAHPQAAEVAKRPLVEQGRLDAARVRTLTPIDAAALLPAAGLRVLDLTRVLAGPVATRTLALLGADVLRLDAPRLPELPDQHADTGFGKRSAALDLAADRQTFEELLAAADVVVTGYRPGALDRFGLSPEALAERRPGVVVAQLSAWGAYGPWCERRGFDSLVQAATGIAVLEGSAQRPGALPAQALDHGTGYLLAAAVLRALTEQSQEGGSRFVRLALTRTAQWLTDGMNGVDGVDGMDGVDGMDTRDAGHDSYDGPKAWLSEADSALGRLRYALSPVSFEGGPENWARPPAPWGTEAARWA; the protein is encoded by the coding sequence ATGACTGATATCAAGCTGGTGATGCGGGAGGGCGCTCTTCAGGGGCGCCTTCCCGTGCAGGAGCTCGCGCGTGCCTGTGTGGCCGAGTGCGCGTCGGCCGCCGCCGAACTGGGGGCGCGCAGGGCCGGGCTCGCCGAGGTGCCGACGGTGCGGGTGGACGACGGGGCGGTCGCCACGGCTTTCCTGAGCGAGCGTCATCTACTGATCAACGGTCGCGCGCCCGTCGCCTTCGCACCCCTTTCACGGTTCTGGCGGACGGCGGACGGGTGGGTGCGGACCCACGCGAACTACCCGCACCATCGTGCGCGTCTGCTCGACGTGCTGAGGGTGCCGGAGGACGTGGCGGCCGTCGAGGCGGCGCTAGCCGAGCGGTCGGCCCTCGACGTCGAGGAAGCCGTGTACGCGGCCGGCGGTCTCGCCGTGGCACTGCGTTCTCCCGAGGAGTGGGCCGCGCACCCGCAGGCGGCCGAGGTGGCGAAGCGGCCCCTGGTCGAACAGGGACGGCTGGACGCGGCACGCGTACGTACGCTCACGCCGATCGACGCCGCCGCCCTGCTTCCGGCGGCCGGACTGCGGGTTCTGGATCTGACGCGGGTCCTCGCGGGCCCGGTCGCTACGCGCACCCTCGCCCTGCTCGGCGCGGACGTACTGCGCCTGGACGCGCCCCGGCTCCCCGAACTGCCGGACCAGCACGCCGACACGGGCTTCGGGAAACGGTCGGCGGCCCTCGACCTGGCCGCCGACCGGCAGACCTTCGAGGAGCTCCTCGCGGCGGCGGACGTGGTCGTCACCGGGTACCGGCCGGGTGCGCTGGACCGGTTCGGGCTGTCCCCCGAGGCACTGGCGGAGCGACGGCCCGGGGTGGTCGTGGCGCAGTTGTCGGCGTGGGGTGCGTACGGGCCGTGGTGTGAACGGCGGGGCTTCGACAGCCTCGTGCAGGCGGCCACCGGGATCGCCGTACTGGAGGGGTCGGCGCAACGGCCGGGCGCGCTGCCCGCGCAGGCCCTCGACCACGGGACGGGCTACCTTCTGGCGGCCGCCGTGCTGCGGGCACTGACCGAGCAGTCGCAGGAAGGCGGGAGCCGGTTCGTGCGGCTGGCCCTGACACGGACGGCCCAGTGGCTGACGGACGGCATGAACGGCGTGGACGGCGTGGACGGCATGGACGGCGTGGACGGCATGGACACGAGGGACGCCGGGCACGACTCGTACGACGGCCCAAAGGCGTGGTTGTCGGAGGCGGACAGTGCGCTCGGGCGACTGCGGTACGCGCTGTCGCCGGTCTCCTTCGAAGGCGGCCCGGAAAACTGGGCCCGGCCACCGGCGCCATGGGGCACTGAGGCCGCGCGCTGGGCGTGA
- a CDS encoding CopD family protein, producing MTLIRPTDEVTDPHGPARRPGPGRAIAVLVLVVLAVLIPLFGPSAALHGTGEAAAPGAGGVALLRTVLFAALCVPLGELFAARLARSVPGAPPYAPRSWAPYAVAAGLVAALGLASVVATGNLVPHSLSEIDVGGLYQSRDGKLALLEVNAFLVAALCARSARPALQVWPLAAVIMAEALRAHPPAEHSPLIGSGLTLVHLTCAALWAGGLLHVLRTLRHWGAAESGPAGPGGFSESGSAVWGAALIGLYARLAAVLLAAITATGVWSSLRRMPPGTILEQLTDTAYGRVLLAKMLLVAVVAALALWARTRLRRAPDPLTVCVPARLEVVALALVVVISGLLTALPHPIRW from the coding sequence ATGACCTTGATAAGACCCACAGACGAGGTGACCGACCCACACGGACCCGCGCGGCGGCCCGGCCCCGGCCGGGCGATCGCCGTCCTCGTCCTGGTGGTCCTGGCCGTACTGATACCCCTGTTCGGCCCATCAGCCGCACTGCACGGCACCGGGGAGGCCGCAGCGCCCGGTGCGGGTGGCGTGGCCCTGCTGCGGACGGTGCTGTTCGCGGCGCTGTGTGTGCCCCTGGGCGAGCTGTTCGCGGCCCGGCTGGCCCGCTCGGTGCCCGGCGCTCCCCCGTACGCGCCACGCTCCTGGGCTCCCTACGCGGTTGCCGCCGGTCTCGTCGCCGCACTCGGTCTCGCCTCGGTCGTGGCGACCGGCAATCTGGTGCCGCACAGCCTCTCCGAGATCGACGTCGGCGGCCTGTACCAGTCGCGGGACGGCAAGTTGGCCCTGCTGGAGGTCAACGCGTTCCTCGTGGCCGCTCTGTGCGCCCGCTCGGCCCGACCGGCCCTCCAGGTGTGGCCCCTGGCCGCCGTGATCATGGCGGAGGCCCTGCGCGCCCATCCCCCGGCCGAGCACAGTCCGCTGATCGGCTCCGGGCTGACGCTGGTCCATCTGACCTGCGCGGCGCTGTGGGCGGGCGGACTGCTGCATGTGCTGCGGACATTGCGCCACTGGGGTGCCGCGGAGTCGGGCCCCGCCGGTCCCGGGGGCTTCTCGGAGTCGGGCTCCGCCGTGTGGGGCGCGGCGCTGATCGGGCTCTACGCGCGCTTGGCGGCCGTTCTGCTCGCCGCCATCACCGCGACAGGCGTCTGGAGTTCGCTGCGCCGGATGCCTCCGGGCACGATCCTGGAACAGCTGACGGACACGGCCTATGGGCGCGTCCTGCTCGCCAAGATGCTCCTCGTGGCGGTCGTCGCCGCGCTCGCCCTGTGGGCCCGGACCCGGCTGCGCCGCGCCCCCGACCCGCTGACCGTCTGTGTCCCCGCGCGGCTGGAGGTCGTCGCGCTGGCGCTGGTGGTCGTGATCTCGGGGTTGCTGACGGCCCTGCCGCATCCGATCCGCTGGTGA